A portion of the Drosophila innubila isolate TH190305 chromosome 3L unlocalized genomic scaffold, UK_Dinn_1.0 0_D_3L, whole genome shotgun sequence genome contains these proteins:
- the LOC117787702 gene encoding pupal cuticle protein G1A — protein MFKLFVLAAFVAVAAARPGHLAAAPLVYSAPTAYVQESTLAKVGAVVKSVPTAVSHQSVTQVHSTPVVEDVVAPVVKTTLHAAAPVATYAAHAPVVSTYSAVAPAAYTTYAAAHAPVAYSAPLGYSAPVLHHAPLTYAASAW, from the exons atgttcaaattg TTCGTTCTCGCCGCCTTCGtcgccgttgctgctgctcgtcCAGGTCATCTGGCGGCTGCACCACTCGTCTACAGCGCACCCACCGCCTATGTCCAGGAGTCGACATTGGCCAAGGTTGGCGCTGTGGTGAAGAGTGTGCCCACCGCTGTCTCCCATCAGAGCGTTACCCAGGTGCACAGCACTCCAGTGGTTGAGGATGTGGTTGCTCCCGTCGTGAAGACCACGTTGCATGCCGCTGCTCCTGTTGCCACCTATGCTGCCCATGCTCCCGTTGTGTCCACCTACTCCGCTGTGGCACCCGCTGCCTACACCACCTATGCTGCTGCCCATGCTCCCGTTGCCTACTCTGCACCACTCGGCTACTCTGCCCCCGTGCTGCACCACGCACCACTGACATACGCAGCCAGCGCCTGGTAA
- the LOC117787705 gene encoding uncharacterized protein LOC117787705 — translation MLKIVLVLCAVYATLSQARPHASYLPSYETIEYAPTVLGYESLALPAAVSHQSSTVVHEKRPYWRPIVEHSHHTPLLKSYSPTSYAYASEPLAPLAPLAPLSYGSEWYEPGWNGAVSYPSIYLK, via the exons atgttgaaaatt GTGCTTGTATTGTGCGCGGTTTATGCCACTTTAAGCCAGGCACGTCCTCATGCCAGCTATCTGCCCAGCTATGAAACCATCGAATATGCACCCACTGTGCTGGGTTACGAGTCCTTGGCATTGCCAGCTGCTGTTTCCCATCAGAGCTCAACGGTGGTGCACGAGAAACGTCCCTATTGGCGTCCCATTGTGGAGCACAGTCACCATACGCCGCTTCTGAAGTCCTACAGCCCCACCTCATACGCCTATGCCAGCGAACCACTCGCACCACTTGCACCACTCGCACCACTGAGCTATGGCAGCGAGTGGTACGAGCCCGGCTGGAATGGTGCCGTCAGCTATCCCAGCATCTACCTCAAGTAA
- the LOC117787701 gene encoding uncharacterized protein LOC117787701 codes for MFKLVVLSALLAVAVARPGHLYESPVVYAAPATTIVQENVLAKVGAVVKSVPTSVSHQSQSVVHSSAHVVEDVVAPVVKSTPVVSYAAAAPVVHSTCCYAQCLLPSCTHCSFLAADLHCHRRVVRTPQDSQDDSGTCIVGRFL; via the coding sequence ATGTTCAAATTGGTGGTATTGTCTGCTCTTCTCGCCGTAGCCGTTGCCCGTCCCGGTCATCTGTATGAATCCCCAGTGGTCTATGCCGCGCCAGCAACCACAATTGTCCAGGAGAACGTCTTGGCCAAGGTTGGTGCTGTGGTGAAGAGTGTGCCCACCTCTGTCTCCCATCAGAGCCAGTCGGTGGTGCATAGCTCCGCTCATGTTGTCGAGGATGTTGTGGCTCCCGTTGTCAAGTCAACGCCTGTGGTTAGCTATGCCGCTGCTGCTCCAGTGGTACACAGCACTTGCTGCTATGCACAGTGCCTGCTGCCCAGTTGCACACATTGCAGCTTCCTCGCCGCTGACCTACACTGCCACAGGCGTGTGGTAAGGACACCTCAGGATTCGCAGGATGACAGTGGGACTTGCATTGTTGGACGGTTTTTGTGA